The nucleotide window TTTAATAGCTCGCTTAATACGAATGTACGACATGCAACGACAAAGATTGCCGCTCATTGCATCGACAATATCCTCATCACTGGGATTNTTGTTCTCACTCAGTAAGGATGCCGCCTGCATAATTTGTCCTGATTGGCAGTACCCACACTGTGGGACCTGCTCCGAGACCCAAGCTTTCTGCAAGGGGTGCTCGCCTTTAGGATCTAACCCCTCAATTGTTGTTACAGTCTTGCCGACGGCGTCCGACAAAGCCGTTTG belongs to Rhodospirillaceae bacterium and includes:
- a CDS encoding (2Fe-2S)-binding protein, giving the protein MAILNVNGVKHAVDAPGDTPLLWIIREYLRLTGTKFGCGIAQCGACTVHIDGEAVRSCQTALSDAVGKTVTTIEGLDPKGEHPLQKAWVSEQVPQCGYCQSGQIMQAASLLSENXNPSDEDIVDAMSGNLCRCMSYIRIKRAIKRAAMEV